The Oncorhynchus tshawytscha isolate Ot180627B linkage group LG30, Otsh_v2.0, whole genome shotgun sequence genome includes a region encoding these proteins:
- the LOC112228954 gene encoding arrestin-C-like isoform X1: MAKLYKKTSGNGTLTLYLGKRDYVDHVQNVDPIEGVVKLDPAGLAGRKVFVKLACAFHYGREDLDVIGLSFRKDIWVKHIQLYPDAGHKPNLTPMHVCLLKKAGEQGRAFTFDIATNLPCSVTLQPGPDNAGKACGVDFEVKTYIATEADPEEKLDRKDTARMTVRKIQFAPDATGAPGPRADICKSFMMSDKPVHLQASLEKEIYYHGDPINVNIKVKNETSRTVTKIKIIVEQTTDVVLYSADKYTKTVLSQDFGETIDANSTFDKSLAITPLLAENKKKRGLALEGRLKDEDTNLASNTIIRAGMDKEVLGILVSYKIKVNLMVSSGGLLGGLTASDIQVELPLILMHPKPQEGKLPLRLSKFPQQ; this comes from the exons ATGGCTAA GTTATACAAGAAAACCTCTGGGAATGGCACA CTCACCCTTTACCTGGGAAAGAGAGACTATGTCGACCATGTTCAGAATGTGGACCCTATCG AGGGAGTGGTGAAACTTGATCCTGCAGGCCTTGCAGGCAGGAAAG TGTTTGTGAAGCTGGCGTGTGCCTTCCATTACGGCCGTGAGGACCTGGATGTCATTGGACTGTCCTTTAGGAAAGACATCTGGGTCAAGCACATCCAGTTGTACCCTGATGCTGGCCACAAACCCAACCTCACTCCCATGCACGTCTGCCTGCTCAAGAAGGCAGGAGAGCAAGGCCGTGCCTTCACTTTCGATATTGCCACAAACCTTCCCTGCTCTGTTACACTCCAGCCAGGACCAGATAATGCTGGAAAG GCTTGCGGTGTGGACTTTGAAGTCAAGACGTACATTGCAACTGAGGCAGACCCCGAAGAGAAACTTGATAGGAA GGACACTGCTCGCATGACCGTCCGTAAGATCCAGTTTGCCCCAGACGCGACTGGTGCTCCTGGGCCCAGGGCCGACATCTGCAAGAGCTTCATGATGTCGGACAAGCCTGTCCACCTACAGGCCTCGCTGGAAAAGGAG ATCTACTATCATGGAGATCCGATCAACGTCAACATCAAAGTCAAAAATGAAACCTCCAGAACAGTGACAAAAATCAAAATCATAG TTGAGCAGACTACAGACGTGGTTCTCTACTCCGCAGACAAATACACCAAAACCGTACTTTCTCAAGACTTTGG AGAGACAATAGATGCCAATAGCACATTCGATAAATCCCTTGCCATCACCCCCCTACTGGCCGAAAACAAGAAGAAGCGCGGCCTGGCGCTGGAAGGCAGACTGAAGGACGAGGACACGAACCTGGCCTCCAACACTAT TATTAGAGCCGGTATGGATAAGGAAGTGTTGGGAATCTTGGTTTCCTACAAAATCAAGGTCAACTTGATGGTGTCTTCAGGAGG CTTGTTGGGAGGTCTGACAGCCAGTGACATACAGGTGGAGCTCCCGCTGATTCTCATGCATCCCAAACCCCAAG AAGGGAAGTTACCCTTGAGGTTGAGTAAATTCCCTCAGcagtag
- the LOC112228954 gene encoding arrestin-C-like isoform X2 → MAKLYKKTSGNGTLTLYLGKRDYVDHVQNVDPIEGVVKLDPAGLAGRKVFVKLACAFHYGREDLDVIGLSFRKDIWVKHIQLYPDAGHKPNLTPMHVCLLKKAGEQGRAFTFDIATNLPCSVTLQPGPDNAGKACGVDFEVKTYIATEADPEEKLDRKDTARMTVRKIQFAPDATGAPGPRADICKSFMMSDKPVHLQASLEKEIYYHGDPINVNIKVKNETSRTVTKIKIIVEQTTDVVLYSADKYTKTVLSQDFGETIDANSTFDKSLAITPLLAENKKKRGLALEGRLKDEDTNLASNTIIRAGMDKEVLGILVSYKIKVNLMVSSGGLLGGLTASDIQVELPLILMHPKPQEVREVTLEVE, encoded by the exons ATGGCTAA GTTATACAAGAAAACCTCTGGGAATGGCACA CTCACCCTTTACCTGGGAAAGAGAGACTATGTCGACCATGTTCAGAATGTGGACCCTATCG AGGGAGTGGTGAAACTTGATCCTGCAGGCCTTGCAGGCAGGAAAG TGTTTGTGAAGCTGGCGTGTGCCTTCCATTACGGCCGTGAGGACCTGGATGTCATTGGACTGTCCTTTAGGAAAGACATCTGGGTCAAGCACATCCAGTTGTACCCTGATGCTGGCCACAAACCCAACCTCACTCCCATGCACGTCTGCCTGCTCAAGAAGGCAGGAGAGCAAGGCCGTGCCTTCACTTTCGATATTGCCACAAACCTTCCCTGCTCTGTTACACTCCAGCCAGGACCAGATAATGCTGGAAAG GCTTGCGGTGTGGACTTTGAAGTCAAGACGTACATTGCAACTGAGGCAGACCCCGAAGAGAAACTTGATAGGAA GGACACTGCTCGCATGACCGTCCGTAAGATCCAGTTTGCCCCAGACGCGACTGGTGCTCCTGGGCCCAGGGCCGACATCTGCAAGAGCTTCATGATGTCGGACAAGCCTGTCCACCTACAGGCCTCGCTGGAAAAGGAG ATCTACTATCATGGAGATCCGATCAACGTCAACATCAAAGTCAAAAATGAAACCTCCAGAACAGTGACAAAAATCAAAATCATAG TTGAGCAGACTACAGACGTGGTTCTCTACTCCGCAGACAAATACACCAAAACCGTACTTTCTCAAGACTTTGG AGAGACAATAGATGCCAATAGCACATTCGATAAATCCCTTGCCATCACCCCCCTACTGGCCGAAAACAAGAAGAAGCGCGGCCTGGCGCTGGAAGGCAGACTGAAGGACGAGGACACGAACCTGGCCTCCAACACTAT TATTAGAGCCGGTATGGATAAGGAAGTGTTGGGAATCTTGGTTTCCTACAAAATCAAGGTCAACTTGATGGTGTCTTCAGGAGG CTTGTTGGGAGGTCTGACAGCCAGTGACATACAGGTGGAGCTCCCGCTGATTCTCATGCATCCCAAACCCCAAG AAGT AAGGGAAGTTACCCTTGAGGTTGAGTAA